Proteins encoded together in one Impatiens glandulifera chromosome 1, dImpGla2.1, whole genome shotgun sequence window:
- the LOC124919558 gene encoding pentatricopeptide repeat-containing protein At5g48910, translating into MNPATVPKIIVTPTSPHPSTFFPELKQCKTSRDIKPFHARMIKTGLIHDQLAAAEILRFCALADRDIAYANLIFQQMDTPNCFSWNTIIRAFSEGGNEDESLHALYLFVEMLQSDFVQPNRFTYPSVLKACAQLRGVREGNQIHGMVKKLDLEHDEFVLSNLMRMYVVCGEMNHASLLFDSSVELIKGNVVLWNVMLDGFIRLGNLDSARKLFDEMPQRSVVSWNSMISGYSQNGLFKEAVDLFRDMQTEKIKVNYVTLVSVLPAVSRLGAIELGKWMHLYADRNNIQIDEILGSALVDMYSKCGNVERAIEIFESLPRRNVITWNAIINALAIHGRAEDALDHFRRMESEGVEPNDVTYIGLLTACSHAGLVQTGRLVFDRMINQTGLKPRIEHYGCFVDLLSRAGLLEEAEGIISNMSIQPDDVIFKTLLAGCKMHKNIEMGKRIAERLMEMVPNDSGSYVALSNMYASLGNWDEVSKVRLMMKKMEVRKDPGCSWIEIDGEIHEFFVEDEANAMDKEIRLMLGEMSRELSLLGYTPDTTQVLLNVDEEEKGSGLNYHSEKMAIAYGLIAMSPQTIIRVVKNLRICDDCHASIKLFSRIYNRKIIVRDRKRFHHFENGVCSCMDYW; encoded by the coding sequence ATGAATCCTGCAACAGTACCGAAAATCATCGTCACTCCCACTTCACCACACCCTTCCACGTTCTTCCCGGAGCTCAAGCAATGCAAAACCTCAAGAGACATAAAGCCTTTCCATGCCAGAATGATCAAAACCGGACTCATTCACGACCAATTAGCAGCCGCCGAAATTCTCCGCTTCTGTGCCCTTGCCGATCGCGATATTGCCTACGCCAACCTCATTTTCCAACAAATGGACACACCCAATTGCTTCTCTTGGAACACAATCATCAGAGCTTTTTCCGAAGGCGGAAACGAAGATGAATCTCTGCACGCCTTGTATCTGTTCGTGGAAATGCTTCAGAGTGATTTCGTTCAACCCAATCGCTTTACATACCCGTCTGTTCTCAAGGCGTGTGCTCAATTACGTGGCGTCAGAGAAGGAAACCAGATTCATGGAATGGTAAAGAAGTTGGATTTAGAACATGATGAGTTTGTTCTTAGTAATCTTATGAGGATGTACGTTGTCTGTGGAGAAATGAACCACGCTTCACTTCTGTTTGATTCAAGTGTGGAATTGATTAAAGGAAATGTTGTTTTATGGAATGTAATGCTTGATGGGTTCATCAGACTTGGCAATCTAGACTCCGCACGTAAGCTGTTCGACGAAATGCCTCAGAGAAGTGTTGTATCTTGGAACTCCATGATCTCTGGTTATTCACAAAATGGGTTGTTTAAGGAAGCCGTTGATTTATTCAGGGATATGCAGACTGAAAAAATAAAGGTGAATTACGTTACTTTGGTCAGCGTTCTTCCTGCAGTTTCGAGGCTCGGCGCGATTGAATTAGGAAAGTGGATGCACTTGTACGCCGATAGGAACAACATCCAAATCGACGAAATCCTCGGTTCTGCGCTAGTTGACATGTATTCGAAATGTGGAAATGTGGAAAGGGCTATTGAAATCTTCGAGAGCCTTCCAAGAAGAAACGTGATAACTTGGAATGCCATAATCAATGCTCTTGCCATTCATGGTCGAGCCGAAGATGCACTCGATCACTTTCGAAGGATGGAAAGTGAAGGAGTGGAGCCGAATGACGTGACCTACATTGGCTTATTAACTGCATGCAGCCACGCGGGGTTAGTCCAAACCGGAAGATTGGTTTTTGATCGTATGATTAATCAAACCGGACTAAAACCTAGGATCGAACACTATGGTTGTTTCGTTGATCTCTTAAGTCGCGCGGGACTTTTGGAAGAAGCGGAAGGAATCATCTCGAATATGTCTATTCAACCCGACGACGTGATTTTTAAAACCCTTCTCGCCGGTTGTAAAATGCACAAGAATATCGAGATGGGTAAACGAATCGCTGAGCGATTAATGGAAATGGTCCCGAACGATAGTGGATCTTACGTTGCGTTGTCTAATATGTATGCTTCTTTAGGAAATTGGGATGAAGTTTCCAAAGTTaggttgatgatgaagaaaatgGAAGTGAGGAAAGATCCCGGGTGTAGTTGGATCGAGATTGATGGCGAAATTCACGAATTTTTCGTGGAAGATGAAGCGAACGCGATGGACAAAGAGATTCGGTTAATGTTGGGTGAGATGTCGAGGGAATTGAGTTTACTCGGTTACACCCCTGATACGACGCAAGTGTTGTTGAATGTGGACGAGGAAGAGAAGGGTAGTGGTTTGAATTATCACAGTGAGAAGATGGCGATTGCGTATGGATTAATCGCGATGTCCCCGCAAACGATAATTCGAGTGGTTAAGAACTTGAGAATTTGCGACGATTGTCATGCATCGATCAAGCTTTTTTCGAGGATTTATAATCGGAAAATAATTGTGAGAGATAGGAAGAGGTTTCATCATTTTGAGAATGGAGTGTGTTCTTGTATGGATTATTGGtaa
- the LOC124940287 gene encoding protein FAR1-RELATED SEQUENCE 5-like — protein sequence MDPLIQSAPVIEIPTVGMIFPSKTDIRLYYKAYSLGTGFGISKLGTKNGPDGKQKWFSLACAKNGVFTSRGKNILHPRPSIKTNCKARINVAVRNDGEVEITSVCLEHNHAMSPGKSRHLRSHKVLDLEVKRRLELNDEAGITLAKSFQSFVVEAGGYDNLKFDERSCRNFISESRKLRLGNGDAEALSQYFTLMQSKSPNFYYVYDLDEDSRIRNVFWADGRCRAAYQCFSDVITFDTTYLTNRYDMPFAPFVGVNHHGQSILLGCGLLSNEDSSSFIWLFNAWLTCMHGCAPKAIITDQCRSMAIAIERVFPNTKHRLCLWHIMKKLPAKFGAHTQYKSLKQTMKNIVYNSITIEQCDYEWMRMVDDFQLEDSDWLNSLYKERSKWIPVYVKHHFWAGMSTSQRSESMNAFFDDFVHSKTSLKQFVEKYDKALKRNIEKEMKLDFQSYNSSLSVVCGYPLERQFNSLYTNDILRIFHNEVAGMLYCEIQNIQQEGPTHVFDVLENILGSAGETLRDVWLKVHYTAMGNFVQCQCKMFEFRGILCRHILMVYRRMKVDQVPERYVLDRWRKDLKRGYQSITNIYDSDVSESQRKSN from the exons ATGGATCCTCTAATTCAATCTGCTCCAGTCATTGAAATACCGACTGTTGGGATGATATTTCCATCTAAAACGGATATTCGTTTGTATTACAAGGCCTATTCCCTTGGTACTGGTTTCGGTATAAGTAAGCTCGGAACAAAAAATGGACCGGATGGCAAACAAAAGTGGTTCTCGCTAGCTTGTGCAAAAAATGGTGTTTTTACATCAAggggaaaaaatattttacatccCAGACCCTCTATCAAGACGAATTGTAAAGCAAGGATTAATGTTGCTGTTAGAAACGATGGGGAAGTCGAGATCACCAGCGTCTGCCTGGAGCACAACCATGCCATGAGCCCGGGGAAATCAAGACATCTTAGATCCCACAAGGTTCTTGATCTGGAGGTAAAGAGAAGATTGGAATTAAATGATGAAGCAGGAATTACACTCGCAAAAAGTTTCCAATCTTTTGTAGTTGAAGCCGGTGGTTATGATAATCTGAAATTTGACGAGAGATCTTGCAGAAACTTTATTTCAGAATCTCGGAAGTTGAGGTTAGGAAATGGTGATGCGGAAGCACTTTCTCAATACTTCACTCTAATGCAAAGCAAATCCCCAAATTTCTATTATGTATATGATCTAGACGAAGATTCTCGGATAAGGAATGTATTTTGGGCTGATGGAAGATGCAGGGCTGCTTATCAATGCTTCTCCGATGTCATCACCTTCGACACAACTTATCTGACAAATCGCTACGACATGCCTTTTGCTCCATTTGTAGGGGTGAATCATCACGGACAATCCATTCTACTAGGGTGTGGCCTACTATCCAACGAGGATTCTTCCTCATTCATTTGGCTTTTTAATGCATGGTTGACATGCATGCATGGATGTGCTCCGAAGGCAATAATAACTGACCAATGTCGATCAATGGCCATTGCTATTGAGAGGGTGTTTCCAAACACCAAGCATAGATTATGCCTTTGGCATATCATGAAGAAACTCCCAGCTAAATTTGGTGCTCACACTCAATACAAATCTCTAAAACAAACGATGAAGAATATTGTCTATAACTCAATCACAATTGAGCAGTGCGATTATGAATGGATGAGAATGGTAGACGATTTTCAATTAGAAGATAGCGATTGGTTAAACTCTTTGTACAAAGAACGAAGTAAGTGGATACCTGTCTACGTAAAACACCACTTTTGGGCAGGCATGTCAACCTCACAAAGAAGTGAAAGCATGAATGCTTTTTTTGACGACTTTGTTCATTCAAAAACCTCCCTCAAACAGTTTGTTGAGAAATATGACAAGGCGTTGAAGAGAAACATCGAGAAAGAAATGAAACTGGATTTTCAGTCATATAATTCAAGCTTGTCAGTTGTTTGTGGTTATCCCTTGGAACGACAATTTAATAGTTTGTACACTAACGACATTTTGAGGATATTCCATAACGAAGTGGCCGGGATGTTGTATTGCgaaatccaaaatattcaaCAGGAAGGTCCAACTCATGTTTTTGATGTATTAGAGAACATTCTGGGAAGTGCAGGAGAAACCTTGAGGGACGTTTGGTTGAAAGTACACTACACCGCGATGGGGAATTTTGTACAATGTCAATGTAAGATGTTTGAGTTTAGGGGAATTTTGTGCAGACATATTCTTATGGTGTATAGAAGAATGAAAGTGGATCAAGTGCCTGAGAGATATGTCTTGGACCGTTGGCGCAAAGATTTGAAACGAGGTTATCAAAGCATCACCAATATTTATGATTCTGATGTGTCTGAAAGTCAAAGAAAAAG CAACTAG
- the LOC124920481 gene encoding DNA polymerase kappa, whose product MTKIESSGDSSRPWESYHTVYTTAKAGMEGVDKEKVQRVVYEMSKGSKYFENEERKDAYIKQKIEDMRVQSSKLTASDLSHYQRVADKRIEEMEASRDLSRIWLHVDMDAFYAAVETLSDPSLKGKPMAVGSMSMLSTANYEARRFGVRAAMPGFIACKLCPDLIFVPTDFKKYTYYSDLTRKVFQRYDPNFMATSLDEAFLDITSVCKERNLNCEEIAEELRKCIHDETGLTCSAGVAPNRLLAKVCSDINKPNGQFVLRNDRIAVITFISSLPIRKIGGIGKVTEHLLRDVFGITTCAEMLKKSAFLCALFSHSSADFFLSVGLGLGGTDTPQARLRKSISNERTFSATHDETLLYQKLVDLAEMLSADMKKEGLYGRTLTLKLKTASFEVRTRAVTLQKYICSNEEILKHASKLLKAELPVSLRLIGLRVSQLNLGKDIIPSDPTQKTLSSFILSAETCQNEIDRNMSMGSDISDQRFIDHEETCVPIDNHEICDKDLESDEFLPTNESKDEIFTKPTERFLVNDSQIRDIVKQESKVDFTKVMGDDFFSRSRKMEKGDNTSINSIFVWVDDYKCSLCGVELPPSFVEERQEHSDFHLAEKLQEEESTNHVEIHPLKERFTQKEERITSQSRNKKQKSSPAGGKHLPIDMFFPRSNKNL is encoded by the exons ATGACGAAGATTGAGAGCTCCGGCGACTCATCTCGGCCATGGGAGTCGTATCACACCGTCTACACCACCGCCAAAGCAG GAATGGAGGGTGTGGACAAGGAGAAAGTACAGAGAGTTGTATATGAAATGAGCAAAGGATCGAAGTATTTTGAAAACGAGGAGCGTAAGGATGCCTATATCAAGCAGAAGATTGAGGATATGCGTGTTCAGTCTTCCAAGCTTACTGCTTCAGACTTGTCGCATTATCAGAGG GTTGCTGACAAAAGGATAGAAGAGATGGAAGCATCACGTGATTTATCAAGGATTTGGTTGCACGTCGACATGGATGCTTTCTATGCCGCAGTAGAGACACTTAGCGATCCTTCTCTAAAGGGAAAACCAATGGCTGTCGGCAGCATGTCTATGTTATCTACTGCTAACTATGAG gCAAGAAGATTTGGTGTTCGTGCTGCAATGCCTGGTTTTATTGCTTGCAAATTATGTCCAGACCTCATATTTGTTCCCACAGATTTTAAGAAGTATACTTATTACAGTGATTTGACTAGAAAAG TTTTCCAGAGATATGATCCCAACTTCATGGCTACAAGTTTGGACGAGGCATTCCTAGATATAACAAGTGTATGCAAAGAAAGGAATCTTAATTGTGAGGAG ATAGCTGAAGAATTAAGAAAGTGTATTCATGATGAGACAGGCCTCACATGTAGTGCAGGAGTAGCACCCAATCGCTTGCTTGCTAAG GTTTGTTCAGATATAAATAAACCAAACGGGCAGTTTGTACTAAGAAATGACCGCATAGCAGTGATAACATTTATATCATCACTTCCGATCAGAAAG ATTGGCGGAATTGGTAAGGTAACCGAACATCTATTAAGGGATGTTTTTGGAATCACAACGTGTGCCGAGATGCTAAAGAAAAGCGCTTTCCTTTGTGCGCTATTTTCTCATTCATCAGCAG ATTTTTTCCTCTCTGTCGGCCTTGGCCTTGGGGGAACAGATACTCCTCAAGCTAGGCTGCGTAAAAGTATCAGCAATGAGAGAACATTTTCTGCCACGCATGATGAGACATTGCTTTACCAGAAATTAG TGGATCTTGCAGAAATGCTTTCTGCTGACATGAAAAAGGAAGGCCTTTATGGGCGAACGTTAACACTGAAACTCAAAACGGCATCATTTGAG GTTCGTACTCGAGCCGTGAcattacagaaatatatatgcTCAAATGAGGAAATCTTGAAGCATGCCTCGAAGCTACTAAAGGCTGAACTGCCTGTATCTTTGAGATTGATTG GCTTACGAGTATCTCAGTTGAATCTTGGCAAGGACATCATTCCATCTGATCCTACTCAGAAAACACTTTCCAGTTTTATTCTATCGGCAGAGACTTGTCAAAATGAAATAGATAGAAACATGTCCATGGGATCCGATATTAGTGATCAACGTTTCATCGATCATGAGGAAACTTGTGTTCCCATTGACAACCATGAGATATGTGACAAAGATCTTGAAAGTGATGAATTTCTTCCTACCAATGAATCTAAAGATGAAATATTTACTAAGCCTACAGAAAGATTCCTG GTTAATGATTCTCAAATAAGGGACATTGTTAAGCAAGAAAGCAAGGTTGATTTTACTAAAGTGATGGGTGACGATTTCTTCTCTCGGTCAAGAAAGATGGAAAAGGGTGACAATACTTCAATTAATAGTATATTTGTGTGGGTTGATGACTATAAATGCTCACTATGTGGAGTTGAACTACCACCTAGTTTTGTGGAGGAAAGGCAAGAACATTCAGATTTTCATCTTGCCGAGAAATTGCAAGAAGAGGAGTCAACCAACCATGTGGAAATCCATCCTCTTAAAGAAAG GTTTACCCAGAAAGAGGAGCGAATTACAAGCCAAAGCAGAAATAAGAAGCAGAAATCATCTCCTGCAGGAGGCAAACATTTACCAATTGATATGTTCTTTCCAAGAAGTAATAAAAACTTGTAG